From the Pseudodesulfovibrio indicus genome, the window TAAGAACACTGCTAAATGTTATCTATACAGTATACCAAGCAACCCCACAAAAGCCACCCCCAAATTATCCCCTCCCCGCGCTGGTTCCCGCCCCAGCCCCCAGCCCACCCCCCAGTTCCCAACCAACCCGCAACCTACCTCCCCCCCCACTCCCCCCACTCTTTTGCCTTGACCCCGCCCCCCACCTGATATAAAAATCGACTCCCGTTTCGCCAGGATAGCTCAGTTGGTAGAGCAACTGATTCGTAATCAGTAGGTCGTCGGTTCAACTCCGATTCCTGGCTCCAGCGAAATCAAGGGTTTAGCAACTAGCTAGACCCTTTTTTTGTTATTTAATTGTTTTTTTTGCTCCATTTTTGCTCCAATGCCCCAAAAGGAGGGGGCACAGTGGCTAGCATCAGAAAGCGCGGAAAACTACAATGGGAATGCCGTATCAGAAGGAATGGTTTTCCTCTTCAAAGTAAAACCTTAGAGCGAAAAAGAGATGCTGAGCAATGGGCGCGAGACATTGAGAATGAAATGGATCGCGGCGTCTTCGTCTCCCGCAAAGAGGCCGAAGAGACAACCCTCTTCGAAGCCATGGATCGTTTCATTGAGTATGATATCCCGAGGTTGAGAACAGCGGCCATTGAAACGCGCAGGGCTAAGGGAATCCAACGCCGCGAGATCGCCAGCCTCTACATGGCCGCTATCCGCCCCAAGCACATTGCCGCTTTCATCGATGAACGCGAAGCCGAAGGAGTGAAGCCGAACGTGATCCGGCTTGACCTTGCTATCCTCTCACGGCTCTTCGAAGTCGTCGCCTCAGATTGGAGTACGGAAAGCCTCGCAAACCCCGTGAAAAGGGCGAGCAACAAGCCCAAACTGACCGGCGGACGGACCCGGCGACATTTACCCCGCTCCTGAGGGTGTCGAGGACGCCAAGAGCGAAGAGGAACGGCTCTTGGCCGCCTGTGGCGACAAGTTCCGAGCTCTTGTTCAGTTCGCTCTGGCAACGGCGATGCGCCGTGAGGAAATCGCAGGCTTGCGATGAGGAAACGTCGACCTGAAGACGAAGACGCTCTACCTCGAAAGCACCAAAAATAAGTCCGAGCGAACAGTCCCACTATCACCCGACGCCCTGGCCGTGCTGACGAGCATCCCTCGAAATATTACCGGCTCGGTGTTCGGCATGACTCCAAACGCCATCACCATTGCAATGAGAAGGACGCTCGCCGCCGCCCAGATTGAGGGCCTGACTTTCCGCGATCTGCGCCATGGCCGGGTTTCAATCCACGCCCCCGGGTGGGGGGCGACGCCGAAAACCTTGCGCTTCTGCTGGTCGGTCAGGGGTTTCAATCCACGCCCCCGGGTGGGGGGCGACCAAAAGCATGAGGCAATTATGAGCAACTGCACAGTTTCAATCCACGCCCCCGGGTGGGGGGCGACAGCGAAGAGTTCGTCGAGGCGGGCAAGACCGATGTTTCAATCCACGCCCCCGGGTGGGGGGCGACAAGCGGCCCGGAAGATGCGGGCCAAGCAGCGGAGGTTTCAATCCACGCCCCCGGGTGGGGGGCGACACCACCGGGTCGCCCAGGTTGGTAATGACGTAGCGGTTTCAATCCACGCCCCCGGGTGGGGGGCGACACATCCTGGCCAGACTCATGAAAGGTGAGCTCAAGTTTCAATCCACGCCCCCGGGTGGGGGGCGACCTCCGGCACGCCCGCCGCGCCCGGGGAAAAGACGAGTTTCAATCCACGCCCCCGGGTGGGGGGCGACGTGTAAATCCTCCAGCGCATCAAGCAGAATAAGTGTTTCAATCCACGCCCCCGGGTGGGGGGCGACGGGTAGTCAACCAGCAGCCCAAACCGCCCAACCGGTTTCAATCCACGCCCCCGGGTGGGGGGCGACGTCGAGTGGGCCGCGCTCTGTGACGCGCAGGGCTGGTTTCAATCCACGCCCCCGGGTGGGGGGCGACATTTGATGTCCGCATATAAAATCCAGTTTTGCATGGTTTCAATCCACGCCCCCGGGTGGGGGGCGACTGTTGTTGTCCGCCACAATCTCTGCAATGCGCCTGTTTCAATCCACGCCCCCGGGTGGGGGGCGACTGCTGTGACAGCCGCGCGGCGGATTGCCGTGCATTTTCAATCCACGCCCCCGGGTGGGGGGCGACTTGGCCGCAAGAATATCAAGGCGGCCATGGAAAGTGCGTTTTCAATCCACGCCCCCGGGTGGGGGGCGACTTCGATTACGGAGTTGCAACCTTCCTCGACGTGCAGTTTTCAATCCACGCCCCCGGGTGGGGGGCGACCACTCTCGTCAAGTTCAACCTTCGGCCTGATAATTTTTCAATCCACGCCCCCGGGTGGGGGGCGACAACTGGCAATGTGGTTTACCTGTGACTGAAAGTTTTTCAATCCACGCCCCCGGGTGGGGGGCGACGGCAGATGAGGAGACGACATGGATGGCCGAAGATTTTTCAATCCACGCCCCCGGGTGGGGGGCGACAGCCCCGCAATACCGGCCGCCGTCGCGCCATCTGTTTTCAATCCACGCCCCCGGGTGGGGGGCGACAGTGCGGCAGCAAAGCCTTGCGGCGCGGGCTTCCTCAGCCGTTTGTCCGCGAAACCATGTCCGCTTAAGGCCCCGAAGGCTCGCTTACTCATCAGCGGTAGCGCAACGGGCTGTTATCCTTGACACCCCAAGGGTTGCGAACCTCCCTGGATTTTTCCAACCGCTTGGGGTTCGCGCTACAATATCAACGTGTCTGTTTCCGGGTCATAGCTGCTTCCGCTACCGTGCTGCTCAACCCGGCGCTGCCAGTTCTTGCCGAGAAAATAAAAACGCAAGCTGTCACGCTCCTCGTCATACTCTTCCAGCAGCCGGTGACGTAAACGCGTCCACTGCGCCGGATCAACCACGCACTCGAATACCGAATACTGCACCCTCTGGCCGAAGTCCTGGCAGACCTTGGCAATGCGGCGCAGCCGCCGCTTGCCGCCTTCATCCTCGAAGCTCACGTCATAACTCACTAGCACCAGCATGGGTCACTTCCAAAAAAACGGCGGATATCCGTCCAGGTCGCCGCGCACGGCCCGCGCCATGAGCCGGGCCTGAATATGAAACGCAAGCCCCAACGGCAACCGCTCCTTAAGGTATGGATGCATCACTTCGTCCTGCTTGCGTTTTTGCCAGGCGGTCAGCACCACCTTTCGCGTATCGTCGTCCATGAAGACCGCCCCGCTCTCCTTGCGGACGAACCCGCGCCCGCGCACCTCGGCCCGATTGATCAGCGAGAGCACCAGCCGATCAGCCAGAAACGGGCGGAACTCCTCCATCAGGTCAAGCGCCAGCCCGGGGCGGCCCGGCCGGTCGCGATGCAAAAAACCCACCTGCGGATCAATCCCCACCGCCTCCAGCGCGGAGCGCACATCGTGCGCCAGCAGGGTATACACAAAAGACAACAGGCAGTTCACCGCATCCAGCGGAGGCCGACGATTGCGCCCGCCAAAGGCGAACGCCGGATCTTCTGCAAGTATCATGTGCCCGAACACCTCGAAATAGGCGGCCGCCGCCCTGCCCTCCATGCCTCGGGCCTCATCCATGTCCACAGGCATGCGCAAGCGCCCTGCGCAGTCGTCCAGCACCGACACCGCCCGACCTATAGCCGCGGCATGCACGCGGTCGCCGTGATCACGCAGGCAACGGCGCAGCACGGCGCGAGAGTTGGCCACCTTGGCCGCGATGACCGCACGGGCCAGCCGCGCGCTTTCCACCGGATCATCGGCCAGCCGATACTGCGCCCGCCGCAACAATACGTTGCCGCTTTGCGGGCCGCGCACCCCGGCCAGGAACCTGCCCCGTTCGGTAAGAAACGACACCGCAAGCCCGGCTTCGCCGCAATGGCCCAGCAAAAACGGACTGCACAACACATTGCCGAAGCAGACGATGCCGTCCAGCACATGGACCGGGAACCGATGCTTCTCCCCATCCTCGGTGCGAACCACCACGCATTCGCCATCCTTGGACAGATAGGTGCCCTGCGAGGTGACGTAGAGCGTGTTCAGAAGCTTTTTCACTATTCCAACCCCTTGAGAAGATAGCTTTCGACTCGGGCCGATGCCCCGGGCATGCAGGCTCCCGCCAGCGAGCAGCCCCGACAGCGTTTGCCGACCTCGGCGGGGGGCACTTCTCCGCCCTCGATCATGGCGTGCATGTCGCCGCAAGCCTTCTCCACCAAAACGCGTAGGACTTTTTCGAAAACGACCCGCTCCCTGCGCCGGGGCTTACCGTAGAAGATGGCCCCCTCCGGTATGGTTACCCCGAGCATCTCCTCCAGGCACATGGCCTGGGCGCAGAGTTGCACCCGGTCCCAGTCCTCCACTTTGGGGCTGCCCCGCTTGTATTCCACGGGATAGGGCCGCTCGCGTCCGTCCGGGCCGGGCCGCAGCTCCACTACATCGGCCACGCCGTAGAGGCCGAGGCGGTCGCTGCGCAGCGGCACCGACCGATCCTCGGCAATGCCTCCGCGCCGCCCGGTTGCCCCGGAATCGGCGCGGAGGTGCAAAAGCCGCCCCTCGGCGGTGAACCGGTTCTCTTCCCAGACCTTTTCCACGTGAATGAGCGCGCACTGCCTCGGGCAGTACAGATAGTGCTGCAGAGCGGAAAGAGGCAGGGTTTGGTCCACGGCTAGAACTTCACATCCAGTTCCACCGTGCCGGGAATGGCCGCCTTGTCCACGGCCACCTCGTAATCGGCAAAGGAGCGGGCCGGGCCGTCGCCCGCCTTGCGGGTCACGGTCACGGCCTCGAACAGCTTGTGGGCCGGGGCGTTGCCCAGGGCGTCCTGGTGCTTGAAGACGATCAGGCCGCGCGGGCTCATCTTGCCCCGGGCCGCAGAATGGTCGTGGTCGAACATGTTGGCCAGGGCCTGCCAAAGCAAATCAAGATCGGCCTCGGAGAAGCCGGTGCCCTTGTCGCCCTGCGCCAGGTTGGCGGAGATGAACCCCTCGGCGCGGTACAGGCCATAGGGCACGATGTGCTTGCGGCCCATGGTGCGGTTGTCGCCTTCCTGCGCCTCGGCCTCCTTGGCGGTCTCCACGGCCATGCGGGTGATGGACACCTCGGCCGGGACGATGGGCTCGATGCTCTTGGCAAAAGTCAGCTGCACCGGCCCGCGCACCTGGCCGCAATTGTTCTCCTTGGTGGACATGACAGCGCCGAAGGTGCGCACGTCGAAGAAATTACCGCACATCCACTGGCGCGCGGCCGCTATCTGCTCATCCTTCTTCTTGAGCTTCTTGACCTCCTCGGTCTTGTAGGCGGGCTCGCGGGTCTGGGAAAGCACGCCTTTCTCGGCCACATAGATGTTGTACCCCTCGGCCCCCTGTTTCACTATGTCCACATAGTTGCGGACCTTGCGCTTGAGGCAGACGTCGGTGACCAGGCCATGTCCGGTCTCCGGGTCGATGCGCGGGGTGTTGCCCGCGTCCGGGTCGCCGTTGGGGTTGCCGTTCTCCACGTCGAACAGATAGACGAACTCGTAGCGATTATTGATGGCGGCCATGATCTAGTCCTCCGTATTCTTTTCTTTTTTGGTGTAAAAGTCCTGACGCTGCTGGTAGTAGCCGAGAATGAACATGGACTGCTTATCCGACGGCATGGAGGCCGGGAAGCCGGTTGCGGCGTCGATGCCGCCCACGATCTCCTGGATCGCCTTGTCTAGGTTGATCGCCCAACCCGGCTTGTCCTTGCGGATCTTGGCCAACCCATGCTGGGCGTTCTTGACGATGATCGGAAAGGTCCGGGCCGGGGTGGCGGCGGCGGACGCGAAGAAACGATCCTTCACCGTGGCGTTGGCGCCGGGAACCGCCTCCTCCTGGATACGTTCGACAATGGCAAACAGCCGACCGAGGCGGTAGCCTATGTCCGTGTTGGTGGTATCGAGGGTCATGGGAATCTCCTGTTTTCTGTTGCGAACGAGAAAGGCCTTGATCACCGCCGCCCGCAGGTAGTTGACCTCCTTGTCGGCCCGGATGCGGCCGATGGCGGCGGACAGCAGGGTCTGCGGATAGGCCAACCCCTGAACCACGGACCGGACGAACTGGCCGAAGAGCAAGGGCGACATGTTTTTCGAGTCCCGCTGCGGGGCCAACTCCTTGAGCAGATGCCACGGGCTCGGGTGTTCCGGATCGCTGTCGAACCTCCGCTGCAGGGCCAGGGCGCGGTAGTGTTCGCCCAGATGGGCGGCCATGTCCCCCACGGTGCCCACGTGCCAGAAACGCACCGAGAGCCGGGCCGCGTTGGGCGAGAGACCGAGCACGTAAAACGGCGTTCGGGAATCGCCAAGCTCCTCTGGGTATTTGCCCTTGGTCACGGCCGAGAGGTAGCCCTCCAGCCGCCGGGCCAGGCTGTCGTCTTCCGCGTGCCGGCCGCCCATGGCGAAGTTGAAGAACCGCTCCGCCTCGCCGCGCGCCTCGGTCCAGAAGACTACGGTGGTGTCGCCCACGCGCAGCTTGCGCGGGCTCTCCGGGGCCAGCAGATGGTTCAGGGCCGTGGTGTAGGCAAAGGCCGCCCGCTCCGAGACCGGGGCGTTCAGGTTCCCTTTACCCTTATTATAAGACTCAAAGGCTGTTGCATTGAATGACACCAAGGCCGCCCCTGCTGTATTCGCTCCCTGAACATTCTTGATTTGCGGATGTGTATAGGCAATAGCTTGACCACTCAAGCCAGTTATCAAGCACTGACCGACATCCTCAGGGGCTTCCTTTTCCAGATGTTGCAGCCATATCCTCCTCAACCCCTCTCTTTCATGAAGAAATCCAGGTTCACCATCCAGCTGAAATACCATGAAACGTCCGCTCATGACATCATCGTTTGCCCAGGAAGGAATGTCGCCGAGTTTCCGTTTCTTGGCGAACTCAGAGAAAGCCTTAGCTCCCATATCCTCGACGCCTTCCAGAAGTCCAAATTGCCGTTTGGCGAAGTCGTCAAAAGCGAACGTATGAAATTGACGATTCCCTTTGGGGTCAACATCGCATCCAATTACATATTTTGATTTATCCCAAAGGAAATAGGCTGGTGCCTTTGTTCCTGATCGCTCTTTAGGAGGTTTGGGGACTACCACCTTTTTCAATACAACGCGGTTGCCGTCTCTCTCCCGAAGGTCGTGAACACCAACTACATCTCCATTCTTTGCCAAAATCACGCAATGCGCGACAGATTCAACACTAAAGCCAAATTCTGGAATTGCCGACGAACTGTCAGCCAACAGCCGTTCGTAATAGCCGTTCAACGCCTGGAGGATCATGACGCCACCCCCTCGCGGGCCAGGGCCTTTGCCACTTCCACCACTCCGCCCTCCAGGGCCGGGCGGAAGAAGACAGGAGCCATGTCGCGCGCGTAGTCGATGTCGTAGAGCATCCAGCCGAGGTCGCGCGCCGGATCGTCCGCCAACGGCGAAACGGGCACGTCGCCCTCTATCGGCTCGAAGAACGCCGCGAACTCGCGGCAGCCGAGGTAGGGCCGGTGAAAGCACTGCCCCTTGGCTGCGCGGCGGTTGAACATGTCCAGGTGCTTGCCGTCGTTCCGGTCCTCGTCCGACGTATACTCGAAATGCGCCTCGATGACGTACTCCACGTCGCGCAGAACCATGGCGGCCCGCTGCTGACGGCTGTCTTCGATGAAGAGCTGCAAGGGCTTGTCGCCGCCCTTCATGGCGGTTTTAACGCTGCCCACCGGCACCTTGGCGTCCACCTCGTTGCGGCGCACATTGTCGAACCGGACGGGCCGCATGACGTGGATGCGGTCCACAACCCAGCGGATGGACGGTTTCCAGTAGATGGCCTCCAGAATCCCCCGGGCGGCAGACGGTGTCATCACGTCATAGCTGACGCGCTCAACCTTCATCTCCGGCCGGGTGAAGCAGGCGTAGTCGCCCCAGACCCTGAGCTTTATTCCTGACACAACGGTCACCTCCTTGTTGTGGTCCCTAAATCAAAAAATCCTCCCCCCTCCACTCCCCTGGAACAGTCAGGCCGAGCCGGTCGTCGTAGTGCTCCATGCGGCACAGCACCGCATAAGTGTCGGCCACCCATTCCACTGCTCCGGCGTGGTCCAGGGCGCGCAGTTGCCCCTCGTAGACCTGCACCGTGTACTGTTGCAGTTCGCGCAGGAGGCCGCCGGGATTTTCGACGTACCGCAAATTGTCGATCAGCTTTCTTGCCCGGTCATTCCACGGGATGATCACCGGCTGCATGGGATTGTCGATGAACCGAAACTTGTGCTGCGCCTCCTGGAACCGCCACTCGAGGTCCAAGCTATTCAGGTCGGCCAGAACGTTCTTGCGGTCCAGGGAATCCTGAAGCCAGTAATGCAGGCGGAAATAGTGGCGGATCGCGGCGGGCGAAAAGGGGTCCGCGCCTGCGTCGAGGTTGCGCAGCACCGAGGCCGTATGCTCCGCCTGGGCTCCGAAGGCGCGTCCCAACCCCTCGTCCGGAAAAAATACGGACACCGGAGCTGTGCCCTCTCGTTCGCCCTCGCGGTTGCAGCGTCCCGCGGCCTGGACGATGGAGTCCAGCCCGGCCATCTCGCGGATGACCTCGGGGAACGACACATCCACCCCGGCCTCGATCAACTGGGTGCTGACCACCCGGCACGGTTCACCCTCTTTCAGTTTTCGCCGAATTTCATCCAACCGCGCCGAACGATGGGCCGGGCACATGAGGGCACTCAGGTGACAAGCGCCGGGCTCGTCCTCCACCATGCCATACAGTTCGGCCGCGCGGGCTCTCGTGTTGACGATGCACAGCACCTGTTCCGGCTTTCTCATCAACTGCGCGACGGCGGGCAGGGCGAGCTTGCCCAGGTCGCGCAGCTCGGTGCGCCTGAACGCTTCGTGCAGGCGGTCCGGTTCCGGGGCCAGCTCGCGTTCCGCGTTCAGCCCGGTAAGACCGGGTGTACGCCCAGCCCTCCGGTTGGCCGCAAAATCCTCGCGGCGCAGGGCGGGCTGAGTGGCGGTGCACAGCACCACGCTGCATCCGTAATGGTCCGTCAACTCCTCCAGTGCGCGCAGGCACGGGTCCAGATATTCCACGGGCAGCATCTGGGCCTCGTCCAGAATGATCACCGACCCGGCCACGTTGTGCAGCTTACGGCAGCGCGAGGGTTTGGCCGCGAAGAACGACTCGAAGAACTGGACACTGGTGGTGACTACCACGGGCGCGTCCCAGTTCTCGCAGGCAAGCCGATGGCGGCGGGCCTCGTCGGTCTCGCCCGCGTTGTCAGCTTCGCTGAAGGCATGCCTCGGATCGAAGGTGCTGTGGTGTTCGATGACGGCACCGGGATGATCCCGGAACACGTCGCGGAACACCCGAGCGTTCTGCTCGATAATAGAAGTGTAGGGAATGACGTAGATCACGCGGCGCAAACCGTGGTGGCGGGCGTGATCAAGAGCGAAAGCCATGGATGAGAGCGTTTTGCCGCCGCCGGTAGGCACGCTGAGGGTGAACAGCCCAGGCACGAGGGGCGCCTTGTTCCGGCAATGGGCCAAAATTTCCGCCCGTAACCCATTGATGCGGCCCAAGGAATCGAACGCGGCGAGCCGCTTGTCCAACGCGGTCGCCAACTCGTACATGGACGGGCCGGGGACACGCCACGCATGCTTGCCCGGAGTCATGAACCGCTCGGTGTCGAGAAAGTCGGCATCTACCAGGACCGAAAAGAGCATGCGCGTAAAAAACGAACATGCAAAGCCATCTTCCGGGACAAAGGGTAAACCGGGTTCGACGAAAGCCGCGAGGGGATTTTCCACATCGTCAGGCAGGGTGATGGCTTCCGCTATGACTTGCCTCAAAGAACGCTTGTTCTTCGAATGCGAGTAATCAGGCAAGCCTCCGTGATGTCCGGCCACACAATAGGCCCCGATACGGCCGAACCCGGTGCCCAAACCATCCAGCAGACTGGCTCCGAGGCCTTTGTGATCCGCGTGTTTCCGAGACTCCCCCGTTAGCCTCATCTGGAATTTCGGATTGCATTTGCCGATGTCGTGGAGTCGACCGATGATCCGCCCCCACTCTCCCGCCCCGAAAGCGGCGGACGACCTGGCAGCCAACCTTTCCACTGCGGCGAGGTGATCACTCAGCAACTGCCACTCCGACTGAGGCGCCCCCTCCTGGGTATGGGCATACAACATCTCTAAACTCCGCTATATTTATTTGCGAATACGTCCGCAACCATCCGAGGTGGCAGAACTACTAGTCGGTTATCCGGGAACAGCAGAATTCTTATAGGGTCATATATATGTTGGTGGCAAGGGATAGGGATCCAAAAGCTAAAACAGGTAGACAGAAGATTGTTTAATCTGCCTCCTTTAACCAGAATGAATCAACGCACGGAATCTGAGTGAGGTAGAGAAGTGGGTCCGGTTTGTTGGACCACTTCTGTCGAAGCGGGATACACCGTCGAGATCTGGCCGGTTGGTGGAGAGGTTTGCGGGGGATTCACGTGCGATCGGTTTCAGATCGCCCAACGATCTCTTGAGCGCCATCCTTTAGGTCGCAAGACCGACCAACGCGAATAACCTATTTATTAAACTGGACCTTCTAGCACCGAGGGACTTCGTCATTTAGAGTGCATCGCATGCGCGAGGTGCGGAACAGCGCTGATTCCGCATGGCGCTGAAAAAGAAATGGACATAGCGCGGATGCCGTAGAAAAAAGGCGGCAGCACGCCCTTCATGACTACAGGCATCCACTACGATGCAGTTCCATCCATCCTTGGGCTACCTGGCGAACGCTTCCCAATCCTTCAAGAACGCTTCAAGCCCCTTGTCGGTCATGGGATGATGCACGAGCTGTTTGATGACGGAGAAGGGAATCGTGGCCACATCGGCACCGATGAGCGCCCCGTCCAGCACGTGCAGGGGGTTGCGCACGCTGGCGATGAGTATCTTCGTCGGAAACCCGTAATTGTCGTAAATGGTGCGGATCTGCTCGATAAGCTGCATCCCGTCCTGGGACAGCCCGTCCAGACGGCCCACGAACGGGCTGACGTACGTCGCCCCGGCCTTGGCGGCGAGCAGCGCCTGCATGGCCGAGAACACGAGGGTGACGTTGGTTTTGATGTTTTTTGCCGTCAGCGCCTTGCAGACAACGAGGCCCTCGCCGGTCATGGGCAGCTTGATGACCACATTGTCGCCGAACCCGATGAGGTCCTCCGCTTCCCTTTCCATCTCGGCGGCGGTCAGGCCGACAACCTCCAGGGATACGGGGCCATCCACTTCCTCGCAGATACGTTTGGCCTGATACCGCCATTCGCCGCCTTCGCGAGCGAGCAGCGTGGGATTGGTGGTCACGCCGTCAACCAACCCCTGTTGTGTGGCGGCACGGATTTCATCGAGATTCGCGGTATCGAGAAAGAATTCCATG encodes:
- a CDS encoding Shufflon-specific DNA recombinase is translated as MASIRKRGKLQWECRIRRNGFPLQSKTLERKRDAEQWARDIENEMDRGVFVSRKEAEETTLFEAMDRFIEYDIPRLRTAAIETRRAKGIQRREIASLYMAAIRPKHIAAFIDEREAEGVKPNVIRLDLAILSRLFEVVASDWSTESLANPVKRASNKPKLTGGRTRRHLPRS
- the cas2 gene encoding CRISPR-associated endonuclease Cas2, with amino-acid sequence MLVLVSYDVSFEDEGGKRRLRRIAKVCQDFGQRVQYSVFECVVDPAQWTRLRHRLLEEYDEERDSLRFYFLGKNWQRRVEQHGSGSSYDPETDTLIL
- the cas1c gene encoding type I-C CRISPR-associated endonuclease Cas1c; the encoded protein is MKKLLNTLYVTSQGTYLSKDGECVVVRTEDGEKHRFPVHVLDGIVCFGNVLCSPFLLGHCGEAGLAVSFLTERGRFLAGVRGPQSGNVLLRRAQYRLADDPVESARLARAVIAAKVANSRAVLRRCLRDHGDRVHAAAIGRAVSVLDDCAGRLRMPVDMDEARGMEGRAAAAYFEVFGHMILAEDPAFAFGGRNRRPPLDAVNCLLSFVYTLLAHDVRSALEAVGIDPQVGFLHRDRPGRPGLALDLMEEFRPFLADRLVLSLINRAEVRGRGFVRKESGAVFMDDDTRKVVLTAWQKRKQDEVMHPYLKERLPLGLAFHIQARLMARAVRGDLDGYPPFFWK
- the cas4 gene encoding CRISPR-associated protein Cas4, whose translation is MDQTLPLSALQHYLYCPRQCALIHVEKVWEENRFTAEGRLLHLRADSGATGRRGGIAEDRSVPLRSDRLGLYGVADVVELRPGPDGRERPYPVEYKRGSPKVEDWDRVQLCAQAMCLEEMLGVTIPEGAIFYGKPRRRERVVFEKVLRVLVEKACGDMHAMIEGGEVPPAEVGKRCRGCSLAGACMPGASARVESYLLKGLE
- the cas7c gene encoding type I-C CRISPR-associated protein Cas7/Csd2; translated protein: MAAINNRYEFVYLFDVENGNPNGDPDAGNTPRIDPETGHGLVTDVCLKRKVRNYVDIVKQGAEGYNIYVAEKGVLSQTREPAYKTEEVKKLKKKDEQIAAARQWMCGNFFDVRTFGAVMSTKENNCGQVRGPVQLTFAKSIEPIVPAEVSITRMAVETAKEAEAQEGDNRTMGRKHIVPYGLYRAEGFISANLAQGDKGTGFSEADLDLLWQALANMFDHDHSAARGKMSPRGLIVFKHQDALGNAPAHKLFEAVTVTRKAGDGPARSFADYEVAVDKAAIPGTVELDVKF
- the cas8c gene encoding type I-C CRISPR-associated protein Cas8c/Csd1, giving the protein MILQALNGYYERLLADSSSAIPEFGFSVESVAHCVILAKNGDVVGVHDLRERDGNRVVLKKVVVPKPPKERSGTKAPAYFLWDKSKYVIGCDVDPKGNRQFHTFAFDDFAKRQFGLLEGVEDMGAKAFSEFAKKRKLGDIPSWANDDVMSGRFMVFQLDGEPGFLHEREGLRRIWLQHLEKEAPEDVGQCLITGLSGQAIAYTHPQIKNVQGANTAGAALVSFNATAFESYNKGKGNLNAPVSERAAFAYTTALNHLLAPESPRKLRVGDTTVVFWTEARGEAERFFNFAMGGRHAEDDSLARRLEGYLSAVTKGKYPEELGDSRTPFYVLGLSPNAARLSVRFWHVGTVGDMAAHLGEHYRALALQRRFDSDPEHPSPWHLLKELAPQRDSKNMSPLLFGQFVRSVVQGLAYPQTLLSAAIGRIRADKEVNYLRAAVIKAFLVRNRKQEIPMTLDTTNTDIGYRLGRLFAIVERIQEEAVPGANATVKDRFFASAAATPARTFPIIVKNAQHGLAKIRKDKPGWAINLDKAIQEIVGGIDAATGFPASMPSDKQSMFILGYYQQRQDFYTKKEKNTED
- the cas5c gene encoding type I-C CRISPR-associated protein Cas5c is translated as MSGIKLRVWGDYACFTRPEMKVERVSYDVMTPSAARGILEAIYWKPSIRWVVDRIHVMRPVRFDNVRRNEVDAKVPVGSVKTAMKGGDKPLQLFIEDSRQQRAAMVLRDVEYVIEAHFEYTSDEDRNDGKHLDMFNRRAAKGQCFHRPYLGCREFAAFFEPIEGDVPVSPLADDPARDLGWMLYDIDYARDMAPVFFRPALEGGVVEVAKALAREGVAS
- the cas3 gene encoding CRISPR-associated helicase Cas3', producing MLSDHLAAVERLAARSSAAFGAGEWGRIIGRLHDIGKCNPKFQMRLTGESRKHADHKGLGASLLDGLGTGFGRIGAYCVAGHHGGLPDYSHSKNKRSLRQVIAEAITLPDDVENPLAAFVEPGLPFVPEDGFACSFFTRMLFSVLVDADFLDTERFMTPGKHAWRVPGPSMYELATALDKRLAAFDSLGRINGLRAEILAHCRNKAPLVPGLFTLSVPTGGGKTLSSMAFALDHARHHGLRRVIYVIPYTSIIEQNARVFRDVFRDHPGAVIEHHSTFDPRHAFSEADNAGETDEARRHRLACENWDAPVVVTTSVQFFESFFAAKPSRCRKLHNVAGSVIILDEAQMLPVEYLDPCLRALEELTDHYGCSVVLCTATQPALRREDFAANRRAGRTPGLTGLNAERELAPEPDRLHEAFRRTELRDLGKLALPAVAQLMRKPEQVLCIVNTRARAAELYGMVEDEPGACHLSALMCPAHRSARLDEIRRKLKEGEPCRVVSTQLIEAGVDVSFPEVIREMAGLDSIVQAAGRCNREGEREGTAPVSVFFPDEGLGRAFGAQAEHTASVLRNLDAGADPFSPAAIRHYFRLHYWLQDSLDRKNVLADLNSLDLEWRFQEAQHKFRFIDNPMQPVIIPWNDRARKLIDNLRYVENPGGLLRELQQYTVQVYEGQLRALDHAGAVEWVADTYAVLCRMEHYDDRLGLTVPGEWRGEDFLI
- the fsa gene encoding fructose-6-phosphate aldolase, translated to MEFFLDTANLDEIRAATQQGLVDGVTTNPTLLAREGGEWRYQAKRICEEVDGPVSLEVVGLTAAEMEREAEDLIGFGDNVVIKLPMTGEGLVVCKALTAKNIKTNVTLVFSAMQALLAAKAGATYVSPFVGRLDGLSQDGMQLIEQIRTIYDNYGFPTKILIASVRNPLHVLDGALIGADVATIPFSVIKQLVHHPMTDKGLEAFLKDWEAFAR